A single genomic interval of Malania oleifera isolate guangnan ecotype guangnan chromosome 11, ASM2987363v1, whole genome shotgun sequence harbors:
- the LOC131168112 gene encoding uncharacterized protein LOC131168112 isoform X3 — MGASISKWVAFLFFFLSFSLQLGGGAASLAAPQINQDFEESLAARTLKQEQEVGHEIHCSRERSRAARKIIEEYLLPVVEKERYNIPSRCRLRHDNDLYRDQEQHKIHVDINEWQCGYCKKIFYAENYLDQHFDNRHYDLLDVSHDKCLAEVCGALHCDLMMGSKSQKTKCNPAAAARNRHFCEVVSRALLIIVFQSMRVLQQVVSMKRTSIIYLSITILTLMLVPMFYVFIYLYQRGLRRSTQDLKRISQAGRKKKSY, encoded by the exons ATGGGCGCATCCATATCCAAATGGGTcgcttttcttttcttcttcctctctttttctctGCAACTCGGAGGAGGCGCAGCTTCCTTAGCAGCTCCACAGATCAATCAG GATTTCGAAGAATCCTTGGCTGCTAG AACTCTTAAACAAGAGCAGGAGGTTGGTCATGAAATACATTGTTCCAGGGAAAGGAGTAGAGCAGCAAGGAAAATCATTGAGGAG TATCTGTTGCCGGTAGTGGAGAAAGAGCGCTATAATATTCCAAGTAGATGTAGACTCCGTCATGACAATGATTTGTACAGAGATCAGGAACAACATAAGATCCATGTAGATATAAATGAATGGCAATGCGGATACTGTAAAAAGATCTTCTATGCTGAAAATTATCTCGATCAGCATTTTGACAACAGGCATTATGATTTACTAGATGTG AGTCATGACAAGTGCTTGGCAGAGGTATGTGGGGCATTGCATTGTGACCTCATGATGGGTTCCAAGTCGCAAAAGACCAAGTGCAATCCTGCAGCTGCTGCTAGGAATCGCCACTTCTGTGAGGTTGTCTCcag AGCCTTGCTGATAATTGTTTTCCAGTCAATGAGGGTCCTTCAGCAAGTCGTCTCCATG AAACGCACAAGCATAATCTACCTTTCAATTACCATTTTGACACTGATGCTGGTGCCCATGTTCTATGTCTTCATTTATTTGTACCAGAG GGGACTGAGGAGGAGCACTCAAGATCTGAAGCGCATCTCTCAAGCTGGACGGAAGAAAAAATCTTATTAG
- the LOC131167516 gene encoding small heat shock protein, chloroplastic-like, with protein MASSLYNINVCSPFSSQRLTTKFPSMLRTERAYRNSIKAMAEGKDNLNHLRKATQKQTQLKEKSAKSAPVGIWDRFPTARTVQQMMDTMERMIEDPFAYSSSWPSVSTRERNIYSKGRTPWEIKEGEQHYKMRFDMPGMTKNDVKLWVEDAMLIVKAGKDGEDNGEDKEEWPARSFGKYSSKIALPENVKFENISAEVKDGVLYITIPKTRTTSKIIDISVQ; from the exons ATGGCTTCATCGCTCTACAACATCAATGTCTGCTCCCCCTTCTCATCTCAGAGACTCACCACCAAGTTTCCATCCATGTTACGAACTGAAAGGGCTTACCGTAATAGCATAAAGGCTATGGCAGAAGGGAAGGACAATCTCAATCACTTGCGGAAGGCAACCCAGAAGCAAACCCAGTTGAAAGAGAAATCAGCTAAATCTGCACCCGTAG GTATATGGGACAGATTTCCCACTGCTAGGACAGTGCAACAGATGATGGATACAATGGAGAGGATGATAGAGGACCCTTTCGCATACAGTAGCAGTTGGCCATCCGTTTCCACAAGAGAGAGAAACATTTACAGTAAGGGAAGGACACCATGGGAGATAAAGGAAGGGGAACAGCACTATAAGATGAGGTTTGATATGCCTGGAATGACTAAAAATGACGTCAAGCTATGGGTTGAAGATGCCATGCTCATTGTGAAGGCAGGGAAGGATGGTGAAGACAATGGCGAGGACAAAGAAGAATGGCCTGCCAGGAGTTTTGGTAAATATAGCAGCAAAATTGCACTGCCAGAGAATGTCAAGTTCGAAAACATATCGGCAGAGGTGAAAGATGGTGTCCTGTACATAACTATTCCAAAGACCAGAACCACAAGCAAAATAATAGATATTTCTGTACAATAA
- the LOC131168112 gene encoding uncharacterized protein LOC131168112 isoform X2, whose protein sequence is MGASISKWVAFLFFFLSFSLQLGGGAASLAAPQINQDFEESLAARTLKQEQEVGHEIHCSRERSRAARKIIEEYLLPVVEKERYNIPSRCRLRHDNDLYRDQEQHKIHVDINEWQCGYCKKIFYAENYLDQHFDNRHYDLLDVSHDKCLAEVCGALHCDLMMGSKSQKTKCNPAAAARNRHFCESLADNCFPVNEGPSASRLHETHKHNLPFNYHFDTDAGAHVLCLHLFVPEGTEEEHSRSEAHLSSWTEEKILLVGIDFHVLSD, encoded by the exons ATGGGCGCATCCATATCCAAATGGGTcgcttttcttttcttcttcctctctttttctctGCAACTCGGAGGAGGCGCAGCTTCCTTAGCAGCTCCACAGATCAATCAG GATTTCGAAGAATCCTTGGCTGCTAG AACTCTTAAACAAGAGCAGGAGGTTGGTCATGAAATACATTGTTCCAGGGAAAGGAGTAGAGCAGCAAGGAAAATCATTGAGGAG TATCTGTTGCCGGTAGTGGAGAAAGAGCGCTATAATATTCCAAGTAGATGTAGACTCCGTCATGACAATGATTTGTACAGAGATCAGGAACAACATAAGATCCATGTAGATATAAATGAATGGCAATGCGGATACTGTAAAAAGATCTTCTATGCTGAAAATTATCTCGATCAGCATTTTGACAACAGGCATTATGATTTACTAGATGTG AGTCATGACAAGTGCTTGGCAGAGGTATGTGGGGCATTGCATTGTGACCTCATGATGGGTTCCAAGTCGCAAAAGACCAAGTGCAATCCTGCAGCTGCTGCTAGGAATCGCCACTTCTGTGAG AGCCTTGCTGATAATTGTTTTCCAGTCAATGAGGGTCCTTCAGCAAGTCGTCTCCATG AAACGCACAAGCATAATCTACCTTTCAATTACCATTTTGACACTGATGCTGGTGCCCATGTTCTATGTCTTCATTTATTTGTACCAGAG GGGACTGAGGAGGAGCACTCAAGATCTGAAGCGCATCTCTCAAGCTGGACGGAAGAAAAAATCTTATTAGTTGGTATtgattttcatgttttgagtgATTGA
- the LOC131168112 gene encoding uncharacterized protein LOC131168112 isoform X1 yields MGASISKWVAFLFFFLSFSLQLGGGAASLAAPQINQDFEESLAARTLKQEQEVGHEIHCSRERSRAARKIIEEYLLPVVEKERYNIPSRCRLRHDNDLYRDQEQHKIHVDINEWQCGYCKKIFYAENYLDQHFDNRHYDLLDVSHDKCLAEVCGALHCDLMMGSKSQKTKCNPAAAARNRHFCESLADNCFPVNEGPSASRLHEFFLHQFCNAHTCTGDQKPFSRGQRKRTSIIYLSITILTLMLVPMFYVFIYLYQRGLRRSTQDLKRISQAGRKKKSY; encoded by the exons ATGGGCGCATCCATATCCAAATGGGTcgcttttcttttcttcttcctctctttttctctGCAACTCGGAGGAGGCGCAGCTTCCTTAGCAGCTCCACAGATCAATCAG GATTTCGAAGAATCCTTGGCTGCTAG AACTCTTAAACAAGAGCAGGAGGTTGGTCATGAAATACATTGTTCCAGGGAAAGGAGTAGAGCAGCAAGGAAAATCATTGAGGAG TATCTGTTGCCGGTAGTGGAGAAAGAGCGCTATAATATTCCAAGTAGATGTAGACTCCGTCATGACAATGATTTGTACAGAGATCAGGAACAACATAAGATCCATGTAGATATAAATGAATGGCAATGCGGATACTGTAAAAAGATCTTCTATGCTGAAAATTATCTCGATCAGCATTTTGACAACAGGCATTATGATTTACTAGATGTG AGTCATGACAAGTGCTTGGCAGAGGTATGTGGGGCATTGCATTGTGACCTCATGATGGGTTCCAAGTCGCAAAAGACCAAGTGCAATCCTGCAGCTGCTGCTAGGAATCGCCACTTCTGTGAG AGCCTTGCTGATAATTGTTTTCCAGTCAATGAGGGTCCTTCAGCAAGTCGTCTCCATG AATTCTTCTTGCATCAATTTTGCAATGCCCATACCTGCACTGGAGATCAAAAACCCTTCTCCAGGGGACAAAGG AAACGCACAAGCATAATCTACCTTTCAATTACCATTTTGACACTGATGCTGGTGCCCATGTTCTATGTCTTCATTTATTTGTACCAGAG GGGACTGAGGAGGAGCACTCAAGATCTGAAGCGCATCTCTCAAGCTGGACGGAAGAAAAAATCTTATTAG